The following are encoded together in the Candidatus Omnitrophota bacterium genome:
- a CDS encoding FAD binding domain-containing protein has product MLLNQLTFHAPKTVPEAAKLLADLKDVKILAGGTFLLNSLKLLKTKGIKTAAHVLSLAAIEDLKGISVDPKGLTIRSMTTITEIFESPHLKDNFQVLRTVCHNISTTPIRNMATFGGNLTCRYTWTEMPAVMIALDARMHFIGPDGMSHETGAEDFFKNAARTDKIFTHAYIPRDTGASIAYRRVKKMSDVDVPLLSLCVKTNLKGKQWSNTRVSINSTTVFAQRDIQLEEFLNSSQSHPKLGEEALKHLTASIYDTRSSEYKQHMFRVCIKTAVEEIGR; this is encoded by the coding sequence ATGCTGCTCAACCAATTAACATTCCATGCCCCTAAAACCGTTCCTGAAGCGGCCAAACTGCTCGCGGACCTTAAAGACGTCAAGATCCTGGCCGGAGGGACCTTCCTTTTGAACAGTTTGAAACTTTTAAAGACCAAGGGAATAAAAACAGCGGCCCATGTCTTGAGTTTGGCCGCAATTGAAGACCTTAAAGGGATCAGCGTTGACCCCAAGGGCCTGACCATCCGCTCCATGACCACCATCACCGAGATCTTTGAAAGCCCTCATCTGAAGGACAATTTTCAGGTTTTGCGCACGGTGTGCCACAATATTTCAACGACGCCCATCCGCAATATGGCGACCTTCGGCGGTAATTTGACCTGCCGCTATACCTGGACGGAAATGCCGGCAGTCATGATCGCCCTGGATGCCCGGATGCATTTCATAGGTCCGGACGGAATGTCCCATGAAACGGGCGCGGAAGATTTTTTCAAGAACGCGGCCCGCACGGATAAAATATTCACTCACGCGTATATTCCCCGTGATACAGGCGCGTCCATTGCTTACCGCCGGGTCAAAAAAATGTCCGACGTGGACGTGCCTTTATTGTCTTTGTGCGTCAAAACGAATTTGAAAGGCAAACAATGGTCCAATACGCGCGTCTCCATCAACAGCACAACGGTTTTTGCCCAGCGGGACATCCAACTGGAAGAATTTTTGAATAGCTCCCAGTCGCATCCAAAGTTGGGGGAGGAGGCGCTCAAACATTTGACCGCTTCCATTTATGACACCCGCAGCAGTGAATACAAACAGCATATGTTCCGTGTCTGCATCAAAACAGCTGTTGAGGAGATCGGCCGATGA
- a CDS encoding prepilin-type N-terminal cleavage/methylation domain-containing protein — MRTNSGFSMVEMLVVVGIFTMMMAGLYTALAAGNVSWQASENGVAIQRDARNALWVMAKDLRKGSGAAITQSVGSTTLIFTHPTDGSVTYTWSDSGANAKKLIRQMTASSRILANNISALTFTDQTTSILISTTVTRSPTVGPSASLTLSQEVAYR; from the coding sequence ATGAGGACGAACAGCGGTTTTTCAATGGTGGAAATGCTCGTGGTCGTCGGCATCTTTACGATGATGATGGCCGGGCTTTACACTGCTTTGGCCGCCGGCAATGTCTCGTGGCAGGCCAGCGAGAACGGGGTCGCCATCCAGAGGGACGCCCGCAACGCTTTGTGGGTCATGGCCAAGGACTTGCGCAAGGGTTCAGGCGCCGCCATTACCCAGTCCGTAGGGTCAACCACGCTGATATTCACACACCCGACGGATGGCAGCGTCACGTACACGTGGTCCGACAGCGGGGCCAATGCCAAAAAATTGATCCGTCAAATGACCGCTTCTTCGCGTATTTTGGCCAATAACATTTCCGCGCTGACGTTCACAGACCAGACAACGTCCATTTTGATCAGCACGACGGTGACCCGTTCTCCGACCGTGGGCCCGTCCGCCAGCTTGACTTTGTCGCAGGAGGTGGCTTACCGATGA
- the nadC gene encoding carboxylating nicotinate-nucleotide diphosphorylase → MKTADIRKIVSLALSEDIGRGDVTTDALVPRGRKAVVRVVFRSPGVVCGLGLAAMAFKLLDPKVRFKPLVRDGVFLSKPGPIARIEGPARAILTGERVALNFLGRLSGIATLTRRFVQKIRPYKAIILDTRKTIPLLRTLERYAVRCGGGTNHRFDLGVAVLIKDNHRAFCSPAMSIPAMVSRVRKKSGRIEVEADNMKQVRAALTSSADIILLDNMSPGQTRKTVLLRDRMRPNVHLESSGGITLANVRAYAAAGVERISVGALTHSSKAVDVSMEFMS, encoded by the coding sequence ATGAAAACCGCTGATATCCGTAAGATCGTGTCTTTAGCCCTGTCCGAGGACATAGGCCGGGGGGACGTGACCACCGATGCTTTGGTCCCGCGGGGCCGCAAAGCCGTGGTCCGTGTTGTTTTTAGGTCTCCCGGCGTTGTTTGCGGGCTTGGGCTAGCAGCCATGGCCTTTAAGTTGCTGGACCCCAAGGTCCGTTTTAAACCCCTGGTCCGTGACGGTGTTTTTTTGTCCAAGCCGGGACCTATTGCCCGTATCGAAGGTCCGGCCAGGGCCATTTTGACCGGGGAACGCGTGGCCTTGAATTTTCTGGGACGGCTTTCAGGCATTGCCACGCTCACGCGAAGGTTCGTTCAAAAGATCAGACCGTATAAGGCCATTATTTTAGATACCCGTAAAACGATCCCGTTGCTGCGCACGCTTGAACGTTACGCGGTCCGTTGCGGGGGAGGGACCAATCACCGTTTTGACCTGGGTGTTGCGGTCCTGATCAAGGACAATCACCGCGCTTTTTGTTCCCCGGCCATGAGCATTCCGGCGATGGTTTCCCGCGTCCGGAAAAAGAGCGGCCGGATCGAGGTGGAAGCAGACAATATGAAACAGGTGCGCGCGGCCCTGACCTCGTCGGCGGACATCATTTTGCTGGATAATATGAGCCCGGGTCAAACGCGCAAAACCGTCTTATTGCGCGATCGCATGAGACCCAATGTTCACCTGGAGTCATCCGGCGGCATCACCCTGGCCAATGTCCGCGCTTACGCGGCCGCCGGAGTGGAGCGCATTTCCGTCGGCGCTTTGACCCATTCTTCCAAAGCCGTTGATGTTTCCATGGAGTTTATGTCATGA
- a CDS encoding nucleotidyltransferase family protein: MISCVLLSAGESERFGSPKALARTSRRTAIEDLQNTLLGSIADEIIVVLGAYFDAVNPHVFNHKKVRIVYNKDYKLGQTSSFQAGLSIVGKETRAVLLAPVDCPFILTSTVDALIRHFKQNNPAILIPAYQSKRGHPPVFNASLKSEILALSPSKGLNSLFAVHAPQTLEINDPGIVQTFNTPEELEQIKKDAV; encoded by the coding sequence ATGATTTCCTGTGTCCTTTTATCCGCCGGGGAAAGCGAGAGATTCGGCTCCCCCAAGGCGCTGGCCAGAACATCCCGACGGACAGCCATTGAAGACCTGCAAAACACGCTGTTGGGTTCCATCGCGGATGAGATCATCGTGGTCCTGGGCGCGTATTTTGACGCCGTCAATCCGCATGTATTTAACCACAAAAAAGTCCGTATTGTCTATAATAAAGATTATAAATTAGGGCAGACATCCTCCTTCCAGGCGGGTCTTTCTATCGTCGGGAAGGAGACCCGTGCCGTGCTTCTGGCCCCTGTGGACTGTCCTTTCATCCTGACGTCCACCGTGGATGCGCTCATCCGTCATTTTAAACAAAACAATCCGGCTATCCTTATTCCGGCTTACCAAAGCAAACGCGGCCACCCGCCGGTGTTCAACGCTTCCCTTAAATCAGAGATCCTCGCCCTTTCCCCCTCCAAAGGCCTGAACAGTTTATTCGCCGTCCATGCCCCGCAGACCCTTGAGATCAATGATCCCGGCATTGTCCAGACCTTCAACACCCCCGAAGAATTAGAACAAATAAAAAAGGACGCTGTTTAA
- a CDS encoding (2Fe-2S)-binding protein, with translation MIVSLNINGQKHDLDLKGNETLLEVLRDRLSMTGTKTACQESECGTCTVMINGRAILSCITLAVNCQGNRITTIEGLAKGDVLHPVQQAYLDCGAVQCGFCIPGLIMSTTALLEKNPKPSQEEIEYALDGNICRCAGYPKIFDAVREAGRVMGKSHENKDQ, from the coding sequence ATGATCGTTTCGCTAAACATTAACGGCCAAAAGCACGACCTGGACCTGAAGGGCAATGAAACTCTTTTGGAGGTCCTGCGCGACCGGCTGTCAATGACAGGCACCAAGACCGCGTGTCAGGAAAGCGAATGCGGCACCTGCACCGTCATGATCAACGGCAGGGCTATTTTGTCGTGCATCACTCTGGCGGTCAATTGTCAGGGCAACCGGATCACGACCATTGAGGGTCTGGCCAAAGGAGATGTGTTGCATCCGGTCCAGCAGGCCTATTTGGATTGCGGGGCCGTGCAATGCGGGTTTTGCATCCCCGGCCTCATCATGTCAACCACCGCTTTATTAGAAAAGAACCCTAAGCCCTCGCAGGAAGAGATCGAATATGCCCTGGACGGCAACATTTGCCGCTGTGCCGGGTATCCGAAGATCTTTGACGCTGTGCGCGAAGCAGGCAGGGTGATGGGCAAAAGCCATGAAAACAAAGATCAATAA
- a CDS encoding molybdopterin-dependent oxidoreductase, whose protein sequence is MKTKINKEYIDPVGKSVPRIDGRGIVTGQTKYAFDVAFPNMLVGKMLRSPHAHARIISIDTSKAEALPGVKAIITARDTGLIKFGSNEYFFPHTVDQMALEADKVRYIGDEIGAVAAVDEETADEALKLIDVKYEILPAVFDIEEAIKPGAPQIHESMNNIAVILPVNFGNPERAMKESDYVREDRFWCPAAHHAALEPHVCVGQWETFSNKITLWSSSQAPFKCREALAKTLKMDLNDVRVIKMAVGGGFGGKLEMLPMDFAACLLSKKAGGLPVKISLSREEEFISTRRKHGMIYKIKTGVKKDGTIMAITGEVLADGGAYCSYGPTVLAAAIMRIFMVYKIQHFRMSGYRVYTNTPVSGAMRGFGGVQSGFAIESHMDMIARDLGMDAVEFRLKNITTPNMVTINKMVLTTNGLRECIEKACAAAQWTKKRGKQKKLCRGIGIGIAADVMGSKMYKSHESAGSIVKVEEDGSVYLFTGAADTGQGSNTALSQIAAQELGVSYSRIKCKSGDTEITPFDTGSFASRVTFISGNATVLAARDAKKQILDIVAKEHGLDPDDLDIKSEKVVVKKDNSVLMNFDKALELCSSFNYGKQIIGRGSYNPKTTPIDFRTGEGNVSGSYGFEAQIAEVEVNKETGQVKILAMWDAHDIGKAINPQSVEAQIEGSLAMGIGYTFYEDLRFKNGRVANGNFANYRLPRSIGTPPMHTILVETNDPEGPFGAKGMGEASLLPTSAAIANAIEDAIGVRIKDLPITPDKIIKALKETEKILS, encoded by the coding sequence ATGAAAACAAAGATCAATAAAGAATACATTGACCCGGTCGGAAAAAGCGTGCCCCGCATTGACGGCAGGGGCATTGTCACCGGCCAGACCAAATACGCGTTTGACGTGGCTTTTCCCAACATGCTCGTCGGAAAAATGCTGCGTTCCCCGCATGCCCACGCGCGCATCATTAGCATTGATACCTCTAAAGCCGAAGCATTGCCCGGGGTCAAGGCCATCATCACGGCCAGGGACACCGGCTTGATCAAGTTCGGTTCCAATGAATATTTCTTTCCGCACACCGTGGACCAGATGGCGCTTGAGGCGGACAAGGTGCGCTATATCGGCGATGAGATCGGCGCTGTGGCTGCCGTGGATGAAGAGACCGCGGATGAGGCGCTCAAACTCATCGACGTAAAATATGAAATCTTGCCGGCTGTCTTTGACATTGAAGAAGCCATCAAGCCCGGCGCCCCGCAGATCCATGAATCCATGAACAATATCGCGGTCATTTTGCCGGTCAATTTCGGCAACCCGGAACGGGCCATGAAAGAATCTGACTATGTGCGCGAAGACAGGTTTTGGTGTCCGGCCGCCCATCACGCCGCCCTGGAGCCGCATGTCTGCGTGGGGCAATGGGAGACATTTTCCAATAAGATCACGCTGTGGTCGTCCAGCCAGGCGCCGTTCAAATGCCGCGAGGCCTTGGCCAAGACATTGAAGATGGACCTCAACGACGTGCGCGTCATCAAGATGGCGGTCGGCGGCGGTTTTGGCGGGAAACTGGAAATGCTGCCCATGGATTTCGCGGCCTGCCTTTTGTCAAAAAAAGCCGGCGGCTTGCCGGTCAAAATTTCTTTGAGCCGCGAGGAAGAATTTATCAGCACCCGCCGCAAGCACGGCATGATCTATAAAATAAAGACAGGGGTCAAGAAAGACGGCACCATCATGGCCATCACCGGTGAGGTTTTGGCGGACGGCGGGGCGTATTGCAGTTATGGCCCGACGGTATTGGCCGCGGCCATCATGCGCATTTTCATGGTGTATAAGATCCAGCATTTCCGCATGAGCGGTTATCGTGTTTATACCAATACACCTGTCAGCGGGGCCATGCGCGGCTTCGGCGGCGTGCAAAGCGGGTTTGCCATTGAATCCCACATGGACATGATCGCCAGGGACTTAGGCATGGACGCGGTGGAATTCCGTCTGAAGAACATCACAACGCCCAACATGGTCACGATCAACAAGATGGTCCTGACCACCAATGGTCTACGCGAATGCATTGAAAAGGCCTGCGCCGCGGCCCAGTGGACCAAAAAACGGGGCAAACAGAAAAAATTGTGCCGGGGCATCGGCATCGGCATTGCCGCTGATGTCATGGGTTCTAAAATGTACAAGTCGCACGAGAGCGCCGGGTCCATCGTCAAGGTGGAAGAGGACGGGTCGGTGTATTTATTTACCGGTGCCGCGGACACGGGACAGGGGTCCAATACCGCGCTTTCGCAGATCGCGGCCCAGGAATTGGGGGTCAGCTACAGCCGCATCAAATGCAAATCCGGGGACACGGAGATCACCCCATTTGACACGGGCAGTTTTGCCAGCCGTGTCACGTTCATTTCCGGCAACGCGACCGTGTTGGCCGCGCGCGACGCTAAAAAACAAATTTTAGACATCGTGGCCAAAGAGCATGGCCTTGACCCGGATGATCTGGATATCAAGTCGGAAAAGGTCGTTGTTAAGAAAGACAACAGCGTCCTTATGAATTTTGACAAAGCGCTGGAATTATGCTCTTCATTCAATTACGGCAAGCAGATCATCGGCAGGGGCAGTTATAATCCCAAGACAACTCCCATTGATTTTCGCACCGGTGAGGGAAATGTTTCTGGCAGTTATGGATTTGAGGCGCAGATCGCGGAAGTGGAAGTCAACAAAGAGACCGGCCAGGTGAAAATTCTGGCCATGTGGGACGCGCATGACATCGGCAAGGCCATCAATCCCCAGTCCGTGGAAGCGCAGATCGAGGGTTCCCTGGCCATGGGCATCGGTTATACGTTTTATGAGGACCTGCGGTTCAAGAACGGCAGGGTCGCCAACGGCAATTTTGCCAATTACCGTTTGCCGCGCTCCATCGGCACGCCCCCCATGCATACGATCCTGGTGGAAACCAATGACCCTGAAGGGCCGTTTGGCGCCAAGGGCATGGGGGAGGCGTCGCTTCTGCCCACGTCCGCCGCGATTGCCAATGCCATTGAAGACGCCATCGGCGTGCGCATCAAGGACCTGCCCATCACACCGGACAAAATTATTAAAGCGTTAAAAGAGACAGAAAAAATATTGTCTTAA
- a CDS encoding peptidylprolyl isomerase: MRRILILSVLCFLFVSLTNAQEENSVPKNPVVVFETTQGVIELKLFPDIAPKACENMVGLVKKGYYNGIIFHRVIKNFMLQGGDPTGTGSGGESLWGGKFEDEFSSLYSFAKPGILAMANAGPGTNGSQFFITTASTPWLNNHHTIFGEVSAGYDVVQKIENTPAGPGDRPVTDQKIIKAYIK, translated from the coding sequence ATGCGTCGTATCCTGATTTTATCTGTTTTATGTTTTCTGTTCGTATCATTAACCAACGCGCAAGAGGAGAATTCCGTGCCCAAGAATCCCGTTGTTGTGTTTGAAACCACCCAGGGGGTGATCGAATTGAAATTATTCCCCGACATTGCCCCCAAGGCCTGCGAAAATATGGTCGGGCTGGTCAAAAAAGGATATTACAACGGTATTATTTTTCATCGTGTGATCAAGAATTTCATGCTCCAGGGAGGTGACCCGACCGGCACAGGCAGCGGTGGGGAGAGCTTGTGGGGCGGAAAGTTCGAGGATGAATTCAGCTCTTTGTACAGTTTTGCTAAGCCCGGTATTCTGGCCATGGCCAATGCCGGCCCCGGCACCAACGGCAGTCAATTCTTCATCACCACGGCCTCGACCCCGTGGCTCAACAATCACCACACCATCTTCGGAGAGGTCTCCGCCGGTTATGACGTTGTGCAGAAGATCGAGAACACACCCGCCGGTCCGGGCGACCGTCCCGTCACCGACCAAAAGATCATCAAGGCCTACATAAAATAA